One stretch of Leptospira mtsangambouensis DNA includes these proteins:
- the pyk gene encoding pyruvate kinase, which yields MPEDSKIPNKRTKIICTIGPASANRETILNLIYSGMDLARMNFSHSTHDYHKEIFELLRECEQESGKSIGILADLQGPKIRTGKLGTGPLELKSGDQIAINNKSDFLGTREEIGCTYQYILNDIDVGHKLLIDDGKLSFVVKSKTKEKAILEAVIGGTLKDNKGINLPGTPISAPALSEKDIEDLQFALSLGVDYIALSFVRRASDLEMARQFMKDSYAGLIAKIERPEAIQNIEEIIENCDGIMIARGDLGVELDTQYVPIIQKEMITKLNQQGKPVITATQMLETMIDNPRPTRAEASDVANAVMDGTDAVMLSGETASGKYPIETVKTMTSIIQAAEESEIYLSHLRNMDRTEFEVERTALGSAAESISRLINAKAIINFTRSGYSSLLSSEFRPSKPIYSFTPFLGTARKMQLYWGVEAYVMPMMDKFPDMIAFMSKTLKSEGKLKSGDTVVILSGAPGSVAQTVDFIQIHRIK from the coding sequence ATGCCGGAAGACAGCAAAATCCCGAACAAACGCACAAAAATCATCTGTACCATAGGCCCTGCCTCAGCTAATCGCGAAACCATACTAAATCTTATTTATTCAGGAATGGATTTGGCCCGGATGAACTTTTCCCATTCTACCCATGATTATCACAAAGAAATCTTCGAATTATTACGTGAATGTGAGCAAGAATCAGGTAAGTCCATCGGCATCCTTGCGGACTTACAAGGTCCAAAAATCAGAACTGGAAAATTAGGCACGGGACCTTTGGAGCTCAAATCGGGTGACCAAATTGCCATTAATAACAAGTCAGATTTCCTTGGAACAAGGGAAGAAATTGGATGCACTTACCAATACATCTTAAATGACATTGATGTTGGGCACAAACTTTTGATTGATGACGGCAAACTTTCGTTTGTTGTAAAATCCAAAACAAAAGAAAAAGCAATTTTAGAAGCGGTCATTGGAGGAACCTTAAAAGATAACAAAGGGATCAACCTTCCAGGAACTCCCATTTCCGCACCTGCTCTTTCTGAAAAAGACATCGAAGATTTACAATTCGCTTTATCTCTCGGCGTCGATTACATAGCTTTATCATTTGTTCGACGAGCCAGTGATTTAGAGATGGCAAGACAATTTATGAAAGATAGTTATGCAGGACTCATTGCAAAAATTGAACGGCCTGAAGCCATTCAGAATATTGAAGAAATCATTGAAAACTGCGATGGGATCATGATTGCAAGAGGTGACTTAGGTGTGGAGTTAGACACACAATATGTTCCCATCATCCAAAAAGAGATGATCACAAAACTAAACCAACAGGGAAAACCTGTGATTACCGCCACACAAATGTTAGAAACCATGATTGATAACCCACGTCCCACTCGTGCAGAAGCAAGTGATGTTGCCAATGCTGTTATGGATGGAACAGATGCTGTGATGTTGTCAGGAGAAACTGCCTCGGGAAAATATCCAATAGAAACTGTCAAAACCATGACAAGTATCATCCAAGCTGCAGAGGAATCAGAAATATATTTATCTCATCTTAGAAATATGGATAGAACTGAGTTTGAAGTAGAACGAACCGCACTTGGGAGCGCTGCTGAATCTATTTCTAGATTGATCAATGCAAAGGCAATTATCAATTTTACAAGATCAGGCTATTCATCTCTACTATCATCTGAGTTTCGACCTTCAAAACCAATTTATTCATTCACACCATTTTTAGGTACAGCAAGAAAGATGCAGTTGTATTGGGGTGTAGAAGCTTATGTGATGCCGATGATGGATAAGTTTCCTGATATGATTGCCTTTATGAGCAAAACTCTAAAATCTGAAGGTAAGTTAAAATCAGGAGATACTGTTGTAATTCTATCAGGTGCACCTGGATCTGTCGCACAAACTGTTGATTTTATTCAAATACATAGAATCAAATAA